The Cuculus canorus isolate bCucCan1 chromosome 6, bCucCan1.pri, whole genome shotgun sequence genomic interval TTTCTGTGGTAAAAAGTCAACACACAGAGGAGAAGTCTGACCCTCGTGCTTGCAGTAGCATGGGAACTGTGGTGAATGAAACCACATCACAGTTGCTAAATGGCACAGCATTATCAGCATAATAGATCAGTATCAGCTATGTGGTAGCTCAAGGTGGGTTCAGAATTCTTCTGAGAACTTAAAAAGTACAGGatggaaatgaaaacttttctgCAAAGTGATGATACTGTAATCCATTATCAAAAAGCACTCTGATAGCAAGTACTAGAGATAAGATACCTACTTGTTATCTGAACCTGAGGGGCACCTGGGAACgacagaaaagagcaaagagTTACTTGCATATCTTTTTATAATTAAAGGGATGATGATTTGATCTGGAGTTAATGTTTGGAAGCAAGCTGTGTGGCTAGGGAAGCACTTTAGAATTCACACCTTCAAGTATTTGATTGCTGTAGAGGAGCCTGCTCTTTTGGCATGCAGCATATATTTAGTGTAGAAAGAGACACAGAACAGTTTGACCTTGAAGCAATTAATCTCTTCTTAGGCACATGGGTTTTCAATGGACGTAGACATAATTAGAGTTTTTAAATTACACAAGGTGTACTCAGTATTTCCATCAGTATGTAGctggaagaaaatatgagaAGTATCTATGGGCAAGAGGAAAAGACTCCTGCTTTCCAGAACAAGCATGTCCCATGTTTGGGAAGAGAGAGGTCCTTTAAATCTCAGCTCTCCTCTGTTTATTGTAGTTTGATATAAGAGATTGGACACGAGTAAGGAGAAAACTGCTGATAGTGTTTTATCGTTGTATAATCTATTACAGATTTAGCAAAAGGAAAGCCAGATATCCACTATATTTACcaaaaggaaatgggaaggaaaaaaaaggcctcATATAAacctattttcctttttttggaaACCAATATCATTTACAATTGTATAAATAGCATAATAATAAAGAAAGGGCCCTGCCATAAACCTGGTATGGAAAAACTCCAGGAGTTCATCACCTTCTCAGACATCCACGTAATTCAGGACTAAGTGACCTCATACCAATATCATGAAATAAGGAGCAGAAAACAAGACCCAAAATTGTACCCTGATCAACCACAGAGAAGCCAGCAGAAAAATTCTTGTCTATATGAATTTACATTCACTTAAGGTCTATATCTGATaataaggagagaaaaatccttACTGGTTTGAATTTTAGGGGAGGTGGTGGATCCCCtctaaaatacattatttattcattagttgttttagatatttttagtaAGTTCTACAATTAAGATCAAAATTCAAATTCTAAATGCTGGTTGAGCAGCTTACAACTTTTCAGACAAATTTCTTACTTCTCAAAAGGTCTTGAAGGTACTtctcttttgcatttaaattgcaaagttatatttttttataacttgTAATCCACTAAAGAACGCAATTTGATTTATCAGCTCTGAATTCATACTTATTCTAAGTGACAACTGTGTTTTATACCATGCACATATCACAGGCCTCCCTTGATTCCAAATGTAGgcttacaagaaaacaaatgttaagATTAAAAACAGGATATTGcagataaataaatactaattGAAATCAATAGAGCCAGATTAATTTGCATCAAATCAAGATCCAGATCAGACTCCGAAGAGCcataaatgggaaaataaatcaGCACTTTTTCCCTGAAACTGGCTTTCTGAGAGTAATCACAGTACCTTAACACTCTTAATTTAATCATTCACGGGAGGATGTTACAGGTAAGTGCTCACAATAACCAGTAGGTGTTTCCCTGAGGGCCATGATAGTTTGCATAATGTGctagatatttattttccagtgttgTGGTGACAGAAAGCTGTTACAGTACAGCTAATTCTAATGAGATGTTTCATAAATGTCTTTTGCTAACAAGAGATCTTGTTTAAGTTCTGAGTTACAGAGGTTAAAATAATATAACATCACCAGGACAGTCATTGCTGTTACATACGGTccaattcctttttctttaactaACTTTTGTATGTTCTAATCTATTGATAGAGGATGACATCGAGAGCCCCACAGCTGGAACAGATGTGGCTGTTATTGGAGGTAAGCAGTAGACCATACTAAGCAGCATCATTAGAATTAAAACAGCAGGTTGGTTGATGCCTTGCATTTTGCAAAACCCTTACTTTGCTGACAAGAAAACAGGAGCGGCACAATTAGTGTTAATTAGGCCAGTGGGAAATCTGCTCCCAGAGGGGATATTGGCAAGATAATGAGATGAGATAATGAGCATAAACCATACAGTGAGGAGTACCACCTCCATCCATTTCCTCGTTTGAAGACAAAATACCTAATGGTCCAGCAGCAAAGTCAGACTCTGATATTCTTCATTATTCATCCGGCCAAAATTGTCatttaacacaaaaaatagTGTAGCACCTTTGATTTGAGCCATGCTAGCTCATACCAGCTGACcctttatttttacagaacaTACCACAATGCATTTTCTGGTATTCCATTAAAGGTCTCTCATGCATTTAAACTAAATACAGTTgtcagaataaatgaaaaaagctATGTTCACAGAGGGAacctgtctttttatttttattgtgtttgttCATTTCCACACTAACACTCTAATTTCAGTCATTCACAAGGGGGTATACCAATCATTAGTGCAAATTGGTGAGGTTCTGCTATATTTCCCTCAGGTCCCGTCTCCCGTAActttaatttcagctttctaTGAACAAGTAGCAGTAAATTGATTTGTACTTAGTCCCTTAAACTTATTAATATTGTGGTACATCCAAAGCCTATTAAAGCCTCTTGTGACAAGGGATACCAGTGAGATCCTAAAAACTGATGAAGCCCCCACTGCAACTATGATGTTATTGCAggcatatttttaaacacaggctTATCTTTTTACTTACCCTCTTAATGTTCTGTCTGTTCCCCTGTTTTCATGGCAATAAGGTATCCCCAGTCAGTTtactgaagctgaaaaatataaagctttGAAGATACCCACTCCTGCTACACATCTTGAACACAGGGGACAGAAGAAAGATACTGTCTACATACCCCTCTTTGCTAGCAGGCATTTCCAGGGAACAATTCATCTGACTAACCACAGGAATTCTTTTCTAGAAGAGGAATCACACACCCTGTCCACTGTTAGcagcagatcatagaatcatagaatcatattaTAGAATACCAGCTGGAAAGACTGCAAGGATCATCTGATCCTTTCTTGGCCAAAGCACAGTTTAGacaagatggcccagcaccccGTCCAGCTGAATGTTAAAAGTGTCCAAAGTTGGCCCAAGAGGAGTAACTAAGATGAAGCCTCCCAAACTGTAGATGTTTACAATGAGTCATTAATTCCTACCTGTTGTATCCTCATAGCAGCTTCACACTCCATATATGGAATTTTCCTAGGAATGTCTTGTTCTGGTACTTtttattgtgtatttctttaatttgagGTTCACTCACAGAGTCATGTGAATATAGAATCAGTTCAATATTATGTATTTGTACAGAATCACAGCTAAAGAGTTTAAAAGCACATCCCAGTTGTATctaaaagtgtttaaaaaatcaGACAAGTTCAATAAACTCCAAAatgcttcatttattttcacaattcTTAAGCGAACAATTTCATTGGAGAGAAAGGGATAGGCTTGTAATTATTTAACAATGGGCTTGTCAGGGGTGCCTCTCTTTTATGGACTTCTGTCTTTCatggtagaaaaagaaaaaaggaaaacctgtgGGAAGTGAGGACCCACAGTGTTCTCTGTACACCACCACCACTACACGGACTTTGGGCTCAGTTTCCTTCACTAGGAGTGCTTCCATTCACCATTTATTCCCATGCACATTTGGGTTACCTGTGGAAATTTTTGTCTAGTCAACATATCGCTAGTAATTAGCCTTCATCCAGAAGACAGGAAAGATCTACCCAGAATCCATTCCTCATCCCAGGTGTCACTTCCACATTCATTACAATCAGATTTTCTTAATTAGAACACAGCATGAAATGGCAGCTTGCAAATACAGAGCAATACTGCAGTCATATGACTCCTGCTACTTGTTGAATGTCTCCTAAGAAATACTCAGTGCCCTGAACTCCTGAAATTGAGTACAGTCATGGAGGCAGAATTAGGTCACCTCCAAATTCCCCTGGTTATGTGGTACCAGAAGGATGAAAGAACCTATGGGTTTTCCTTTATATTATCTCACTGCTTCTCATTTCGTAATGAACTTTAAGCTCCAATTAGTTCAACCAAATTAAGCAATTGAATAAGACTTTGACCTGCGTTCCTGCAGTATCTATACCTAATCTTGTTTTTTTGTGGTGTCAGACTGTTGTGACTCTGGCCACTGCAACATGCAAACAACTTCTGATACGTAGACTTTTCCCTATCAAGTAATTCAATTTGCAGTGCCTGGCTGTGAGATACTACTTGCACTTTACTACTGACAGAGCATTTAACCAGTGTCTTTCCTCTAGGTGTGATTGCTGCAGTGGTGTTTGTCCTCATTTGCCTGCTGGTGGTGATGGTCCGTTACATGTACAGACATAAGGGCACCTACCATACCAATGAGGCAAAAGGAACCGAGTTTGCCGAAAGTGCAgatgctgctttgaaaaatgaCCCTGCTCTCCAGGAAGCAGTGGATGAGAgcaaaaaggaatatttcatcTGAGAGGCAAGGATTTCCATGGAGACTTCCCCAAGGGAATCAATCAGAAATGCTACATCAACAGAAGAGCTAAGAGATGGATAGTATTAGGATACAGGCAAGCATCCTAAttgaaaagtatttctttaccttttttttgtcactggGATATTTCTTGTCCTCTGCCAGTGAAGAACTAAATGCCAGATACTTGCCTGTTGATTTTATTAGCAACACAGCTGGTCACAGTTGAAATCAATATCtcacaagaagaaacaaaatctcaGTAAGAGTGATACACTAAAACCGGATAAAGATAGCAAATGTCAAGCCTTGACATTTGTTGAAAATAACAGATGCCAACAGAAAACATCCTCTTAGAGTTAATGATGCATCCTATGCTGATATGATACAGAACTACCTGAAATTGAATTTCAAATGGTCACAGGATAAATATTAAACTAGATGAAGCTAATGTAGCTGGAACTGAAATAGCTTTGTATCCAAGATATCTCCTCCCTCCCATAAATGTGCTATTTTGTTGGCACAGGGGAATTCCATTTGTTTGCTTGGGAATTTagattgggatttttttttaattgtttgaattttaaatatctaaaagtcagacacttcaaagaaatgaaactgttAAAAAACATGGGAAATGTAAGAATGAAGGATTTATTTCTAACTTACTCTGCATGGCAACCTGAGAACTGTAAATTTTTGGAATTTACAATATGGTGTATAATAGTCAGTAGACTTACAAATATGATTCCAAATAGTTGGTAGGTTCCCTGCATGCATGCATAAATAGatagattttaaaaggtaaagcATCTTGGTTTGAACAGGCCTTTTGAAACAACAGAGGTCTACTTGAttctttcaagatttttctgcctgagtatttatttatttattttgcattggaAAATTCTCTTGAATGCCTGCCAgaaggattttggttttttgcagGGAGAGGGATTCGGTTTTGGTGCAGATACTGATAAAACTTTTACAAATGCAGCCGTAAGACTGCCACTATGAAAAAGCTTGCACTGTATCTGCATCCCACTTGTATCAATGTCTCCCTCTGTGTGGCCTCAGTATAGCTTTTATATTGTGCTAGGTAAGAGAATTACACTGACCATCAATGCtttcttataaataaataaatagattatTCATGGTGGGTAAAATGAAAAGATCTTATTCCTCACCGAAGAATCAACGGTGATGAGTTTCTCTACCCTAGTAGGCTTCCTAATTGAAGCCCAT includes:
- the GYPC gene encoding glycophorin-C, whose product is MSYQNNTTSQPQDDIESPTAGTDVAVIGGVIAAVVFVLICLLVVMVRYMYRHKGTYHTNEAKGTEFAESADAALKNDPALQEAVDESKKEYFI